Within the Comamonadaceae bacterium OTU4NAUVB1 genome, the region GACGCCGGCCTTGACCATCAATGCCGTGTGCGGTTCGGGTCTGAAGGCGGTGATGCTGGCGGCCCAGGCCGTGGCCACTGGCGACAGCGAGATCGTCGTGGCGGGCGGGCAGGAGAACATGAGCCTGTCGCCCCACGTGCTTCCCAATTCGCGCAACGGCCAGCGCATGGGCGACTGGAAGATGGTCGACACCATGATCGTCGACGGCCTGTGGGACGTCTACAACCAGTACCACATGGGCATCACGGCGGAGAACGTCGCCAAGGAATACGACATCAGCCGCGCGATGCAGGACGAATTGGCCCTGGGCAGCCAGACCAAGGCCGCCGCCGCCCAGGATGCGGGCAGGTTCAACGACGAGATCGTCAGCGTGAACATTCCGCAGAAGAAAGGCGATCCCGTCGTCTTCGCGAAGGACGAATTCATCAATCGCAAGACCAATGCCGAAGGCCTCGCCGGCCTGCGTCCGGCCTTCGACAAGGCGGGCGGCGTCACGGCCGGCAACGCTTCGGGACTGAACGACGGTGCCGCCGCCGTGGTCGTCATGACCGCGAAGAAGGCGGCGGCGCTGGGGCTCACGCCACTGGGCCGCATCGCCAGCTACGCCACCGCCGGTCTGGACCCGAAGGTCATGGGCATGGGGCCGGTGCCGGCATCGCAGAAGGCATTGCAGCGCGCCGGCTGGAAGGCCGCCGACCTCGATCTGCTGGAGATCAACGAAGCCTTCGCGGCCCAGGCTTGCGCGGTGAACCGCGAGATGGGCTGGGACACCAGCAAGGTGAACGTGAATGGCGGGGCCATCGCCATCGGCCATCCGATCGGTGCATCGGGCTGTCGCATCCTGGTGACGCTGCTGCACGAGATGCAGCGTCGCGATGCCAAGAAGGGCATCGCCTCGCTGTGCATCGGCGGCGGCATGGGCGTGGCGCTCACCATCGAGCGCTGAGTCGGTTTCCGGCGTGGCGCCCCGCGCCGACGCCGGCGCCTTCGTCGCAACCTTTTTTCCCATGTGTCCCGCATGCCCCGCATGCCCCGGGCACGCCAATTTCGGTCATCGCTCAGTGTTTTCCTGCACCTGTGGGAGTGAGAACTTTGGGTACAGTGACCTTGTCTCCCGAGAGACAAGTACAAATCAAGGAATCGTCATGAGCAAAAAAGTCGCCTACGTCACCGGTGGTATGGGTGGGATCGGAACCGCCATCTGCCAGCGCCTGCACAAGGACGGATTCACCGTCATCGCCGGTTGTGGCCCCACCCGCGACTTCGCCAAATGGCTGGCCGAACAGCGCGAACTTGGATTCGAGTTCCACGCGTCGGTCGGCAATGTCGGTGATTGGGCGTCCACGGTCGAAGCCTTCAATCAGTCCAAGTCCGAGCACGGCAGCATCGACGTGCTGGTCAACAACGCGGGCATCACGCGCGACCGCATGTTCCTCAAGATGTCGCCGGAGGACTGGAGCGCGGTGATCGAGACCAACCTCAACAGCATGTTCAACGTCACCAAGCAGGTGGTGGGCGACATGGTGGAAAAGGGATGGGGCCGGATCATCAACATCAGCTCGGTCAACGGCGCCAAGGGCCAGGCCGGGCAGACCAACTATTCGGCGGCGAAGGCCGGCATGCACGGCTTCACGATGGCCCTGGCGCAGGAACTCGCCGCCAAGGGCGTGACCGTCAACACCGTGAGCCCGGGCTATATCGGCACCGACATGGTCAAGGCCATCCGCCAGGAAGTGCTCGACAAGATCGTGGCGACCATTCCGGTCAAACGCCTGGGCGAACCCAGCGAGATCGCATCGATCATCTCTTGGCTGGCGACCGACGAGGGCGGCTATTCCACCGGTGCGGATTTCTCCGTCAACGGCGGCCTGCACATGCACTGAGGGGCCACGGGCGTCACGCGCGATGCGCGCAGGCCCGCCATCCGGATCGAAAACCCGCTGCGGCGGGTTTTTTCGTTTTCTGGCGGGAGCAGCGGTGCGAGGGCGCTAAAGTGGTCCTGCGGCGACAGGTTTCGACCGTCCGGTCCGGCCCGTCCTCCCATCGATTCCGCGCGGTCTGCGCACCCTTCTTGCCATTGGACGAGGATGCCCCACAGCGTTTCCCTGATCAACACCATCGCCGCCGGCCTCGGGCTGGCGCTCATCCTGGGTTTCTTCGCCGTGCGGCTGCGCCTGCCGGCGCTGGTCGGCTACCTGGTCGCGGGCGTGATCCTCGGTCCGTTCACGCCCGGGTTCGTCGCCGACACGGAGATCGCGGCGCAACTCGCCGAGATCGGCGTGATGCTGTTGATGTTCGGTGTCGGCCTGCATTTCTCGCTGGACGACCTGATGGCGGTGCGCAAGATCGCCGTGCCGGGCGCGCTGGTGCAGATCGGCGTGGCGACGCTGCTGGGCGGGGCACTGGCGATGTGGTGGGGCTGGCACCTGGGCGCCGCGCTGGTCTTCGGCCTCGCGCTGTCGGTGGCCAGCACGGTGGTGCTGCTGCGCGCGCTGGAGAGTCTCGGGCTGCTGGACAGCTACATCGGGCGCATCGCCGTCGGCTGGCTGATCGTGGAGGATCTGGCGATGGTGATGGTGCTGGTGCTCCTGCCGCCGCTCGCCGGGGTCCTGGGCGGGCGTGACCATGGCGGCGACGCCGCAGCGATCTGGCAGACGCTGGGCCTCACGCTGCTGCAGGTCGGCGGCTTCATCGTGCTGATGCTGGTGGTCGGGCGCCGCGTGTTTCCGTGGATCCTGTGGCAGGTGACGCGCACCGGTTCACGCGAACTGTTCACGCTGTGCGTGGTGGCCGCCGCGGTGAGCATCGCCTTCGCGTCCGCGGCGCTCTTCGGCGTCTCCTTCGCGCTGGGTGCCTTCTTTG harbors:
- a CDS encoding acetyl-CoA C-acetyltransferase, yielding MEDIVIVSAARTAVGKFGGSLAGIPATELGALVIKEVLARARLGNDQIGEVIMGQVLAAGAGQNPARQALLKSGIGKETPALTINAVCGSGLKAVMLAAQAVATGDSEIVVAGGQENMSLSPHVLPNSRNGQRMGDWKMVDTMIVDGLWDVYNQYHMGITAENVAKEYDISRAMQDELALGSQTKAAAAQDAGRFNDEIVSVNIPQKKGDPVVFAKDEFINRKTNAEGLAGLRPAFDKAGGVTAGNASGLNDGAAAVVVMTAKKAAALGLTPLGRIASYATAGLDPKVMGMGPVPASQKALQRAGWKAADLDLLEINEAFAAQACAVNREMGWDTSKVNVNGGAIAIGHPIGASGCRILVTLLHEMQRRDAKKGIASLCIGGGMGVALTIER
- the phbB gene encoding acetoacetyl-CoA reductase, producing MSKKVAYVTGGMGGIGTAICQRLHKDGFTVIAGCGPTRDFAKWLAEQRELGFEFHASVGNVGDWASTVEAFNQSKSEHGSIDVLVNNAGITRDRMFLKMSPEDWSAVIETNLNSMFNVTKQVVGDMVEKGWGRIINISSVNGAKGQAGQTNYSAAKAGMHGFTMALAQELAAKGVTVNTVSPGYIGTDMVKAIRQEVLDKIVATIPVKRLGEPSEIASIISWLATDEGGYSTGADFSVNGGLHMH